Proteins co-encoded in one Camelus bactrianus isolate YW-2024 breed Bactrian camel chromosome 6, ASM4877302v1, whole genome shotgun sequence genomic window:
- the LOC123618867 gene encoding uncharacterized protein LOC123618867 encodes MKWTRPGRDSGVGAYVRTLSLLSSDPCHVAFPRTLRASPAPGTDPAWSSLPSALPPPRLQRRLWAKELQSYHFPRLEVFGRSSLQAELQVGELEASVPRYSGCKKLEELLLPPADSGGCSGRSALPRRGQSGRRPLSPSAASPLHRLREPRASREPHHSAAPGAGPDGPARGAPESRGCQPGLEGSGRGGGRSLSFARQRSCRGLGHLGATSQTQVGSRSPSQGVSSGRGT; translated from the coding sequence ATGAAGTGGACGCGTCCAGGAAGAGACAGTGGCGTTGGCGCTTATGTTCGAACTTTGAGTTTGCTGAGCAGTGACCCTTGTCACGTTGCTTTCCCCCGCACCCTGAGGGCCAGTCCGGCACCTGGCACTGACCCCGCGTGGAGcagccttccctctgctctgCCGCCGCCGCGCCTGCAGCGGAGACTGTGGGCGAAGGAGCTCCAGTCCTACCACTTCCCCCGCCTGGAGGTCTTTGGTCGATCGAGTCTTCAGGCAGAACTCCAGGTTGGGGAGCTAGAGGCTTCCGTTCCACGCTACTCTGGCTGCAAAAAACTGGAGGAGCTTCTCCTGCCACCTGCAGACTCCGGAGGCTGCTCTGGCCGCTCTGCCCTCCCGAGGCGCGGGCAGTCAGGACGCCGCCCTCTGTCCCCCTCCGCTGCTAGTCCCCTTCACCGCTTGCGAGAACCGCGCGCGTCCCGGGAGCCGCACCACAGCGCAGCTCCAGGCGCGGGGCCTGATGGTCCGGCCCGCGGAGCCCCTGAAAGCAGAGGCTGCCAGCCTGGCCTCGAAGGGTCAGGCCGTGGAGGAGGCCGCAGCCTGAGCTTCGCGAGACAACGCAGCTGCCGTGGCCTTGGGCACCTCGGAGCCACATCCCAAACCCAAGTCGGGTCTCGCTCTCCAAGTCAAGGAGTTAGTTCGGGGCGAGGCACGTGA
- the SIX1 gene encoding homeobox protein SIX1 gives MSMLPSFGFTQEQVACVCEVLQQGGNLERLGRFLWSLPACDHLHKNESVLKAKAVVAFHRGNFRELYKILESHQFSPHNHPKLQQLWLKAHYVEAEKLRGRPLGAVGKYRVRRKFPLPRTIWDGEETSYCFKEKSRGVLREWYAHNPYPSPREKRELAEATGLTTTQVSNWFKNRRQRDRAAEAKERENTENNNSSSNKQNQLSPLEGGKPLMSSSEEEFSPPQSPDQNSVLLLQGNMGHARSSNYSLPGLTASQPGHGLQAHQHQLQDSLLGPLTSSLVDLGS, from the exons ATGTCGATGCTGCCATCGTTCGGCTTCACGCAGGAGCAAGTGGCGTGCGTGTGCGAGGTTCTGCAGCAAGGCGGGAACCTGGAGCGCCTGGGCAGGTTCCTATGGTCTCTGCCCGCCTGCGACCACCTGCACAAGAACGAAAGCGTGCTCAAGGCCAAGGCCGTGGTCGCCTTCCACCGCGGCAACTTCCGCGAGCTCTACAAGATCCTGGAAAGCCATCAGTTCTCGCCTCACAACCACCCTAAGCTGCAGCAACTGTGGCTGAAGGCGCACTACGTGGAGGCCGAGAAGCTGCGCGGCCGGCCCTTAGGTGCGGTGGGCAAATACCGGGTGCGCCGAAAATTCCCGTTGCCGCGCACCATCTGGGACGGCGAAGAAACCAGCTACTGCTTCAAGGAGAAGTCACGGGGCGTTCTGCGGGAGTGGTACGCGCATAACCCCTACCCCTCGCCGCGTGAGAAGCGGGAGCTGGCCGAGGCCACCGGCCTCACCACCACCCAGGTCAGCAACTGGTTTAAGAACCGGAGGCAAAGAGACCGGGCCGCCGAGGCCAAGGAAAG GGAGAACACCGAAAACAATAACTCCTCCTCCAACAAGCAGAATCAACTCTCTCCTCTGGAAGGGGGCAAGCCGCTCATGTCCAGCTCAGAAGAAGAATTCTCACCTCCCCAAAGTCCAGACCAGAACTCGGTCCTTCTGCTGCAGGGCAATATGGGCCACGCCAGGAGCTCAAACTATTCTCTCCCGGGTTTAACGGCCTCACAGCCAGGCCACGGCCTGCAAGCCCACCAGCATCAGCTCCAGGACTCCCTACTGGGCCCCCTCACCTCCAGTCTGGTGGACTTAGGGTCCTAA